The following are encoded together in the Tripterygium wilfordii isolate XIE 37 chromosome 3, ASM1340144v1, whole genome shotgun sequence genome:
- the LOC119988636 gene encoding zinc finger protein 6-like, translating into MADIGCQTKPNSTTTSSPALKLFGFNISEGNNGHTEKSSSGFSGINGFQSGDGRKYECQYCCREFANSQALGGHQNAHKKERLILKRAAQMQANRGLLTSHVHSAFSRPPHLLSLPVVPLPQHPPQSPSWVYVSYPYGPSSGPVRRVYAASDSEMNTSMGDGDGGHGLDELGLNLHLSLGPTM; encoded by the coding sequence ATGGCAGATATAGGTTGCCAAACAAAGCCCAACTCCACGACAACCAGTAGTCCTGCTCTAAAGCTCTTTGGATTCAACATTTCAGAAGGCAACAATGGACATACAGAGAAATCTTCTTCTGGGTTTTCGGGGATTAATGGTTTTCAATCCGGTGATGGCCGGAAATACGAGTGCCAGTACTGCTGCCGCGAGTTCGCAAATTCACAAGCACTTGGTGGCCACCAGAACGCGCACAAGAAGGAGCGGTTGATTCTGAAGCGGGCCGCTCAAATGCAAGCCAATCGTGGGTTGTTAACTTCACACGTTCATTCGGCGTTCTCCCGGCCACCGCACCTTCTCTCTCTGCCGGTGGTTCCGCTGCCGCAGCATCCGCCTCAGTCTCCTTCGTGGGTTTACGTTTCGTATCCTTATGGGCCGTCCTCTGGGCCCGTCAGGCGTGTATATGCTGCTTCGGATTCGGAAATGAATACAAGCATGGGAGATGGTGATGGAGGACATGGACTTGACGAATTGGGCTTAAATCTGCATCTTAGTCTTGGGCCTACTATGTGA
- the LOC119995603 gene encoding uncharacterized protein LOC119995603, protein MVQARDELKIVFELGSSLVLRALARLVQFENLNELTSSNSSSNKNDKKVDLFHNCLLHRHSRIVTGSLYRRTQAPNVPLTTVSQETQSIVVNTGGDGLDDDSDEVLDAFMESLQQNDVGIDGVDVIDGVGEELDAEGSDKGEGEGDGSSDDDSDFKVVYESDNEDILLYESDSDNEVRMRTAGNARYDPKVVAEQYIFELGMEFKTIFEFKNAVRSYAVDGGYQIHFVRNEKNRCQAKCVVGCPWNIWCSKIRGQETFQIKTYVRRHKCNRRLPNKQANSSWLSLRLVDKVRGDPKISASALVTYVKEKMSLSISRTHAYRSKTKALEIIDGKHKEQYGKLRSYMAEILRTNSGSTCNIIVDRERPEDPTVFKRAYMCLAPLRDGFLAGCRPLIGLDGCFLKTAYGGQLLTAVAHDGCNGIFPIAWAVVENENGDSWDWFLRKLLVDIGGIESRRWCFISDRQKGLVQAIEGLGRGIEHRFCVRHIYANFSKRWPGAHYRKLVFDCAKATTMQVFHA, encoded by the exons ATGGTACAAGCTCGAGACGAGCTCAAAATTGTGTTCGAGCTCGGCTCGAGTCTTGTTTTACGAGCTCTAGCTCGGCTCGTTCAATTCGAAAATTTGAACGAACTCACGAGTTCGAATTCGAGCTCGAACAAGAATGAT AAGAAAGTAGATTTGTTTCACAACTGCCTCTTGCATCGTCATAGTCGCATAGTCACAG GTTCATTGTATAG GAGAACACAAGCCCCTAATGTCCCACTCACTACTGTGAGTCAGGAGACTCAATCAATTGTTGTGAATACTGGTGGTGATGGTCTTGATGATGATTCTGATGAGGTATTAGATGCATTCATGGAGAGTTTACAACAAAATGATGTTGGCATAGATGGTGTTGATGTTATAGATGGGGTAGGGGAAGAGTTAGATGCAGAAGGCAGTGATAAGGGTGAAGGAGAAGGGGATGGATCATCTGATGATGATTCAGACTTCAAGGTGGTTTATGAATCAGATAATGAGGATATTTTGTTGTATGAGTCTGATAGTGATAATGAGGTTAGGATGCGTACGGCTGGAAATGCTAGGTATGATCCTAAGGTAGTTGCTGAGCAGTATATATTTGAGCTTGGGATGGAGTTTAAAACAATTTTCGAGTTTAAAAATGCTGTGAGGAGTTATGCTGTTGATGGAGGTTATCAAATTCATTTTGTTAGGAATGAGAAAAATAGGTGTCAAGCCAAGTGTGTTGTTGGATGTCCTTGGAATATTTGGTGCTCCAAAATAAGGGGTCAAGAGACTTTTCAGATCAAAACATACGTGAGGAGACATAAGTGTAATAGGAGGTTGCCaaataaacaagccaatagttcATGGCTTTCTCTCAGGTTGGTGGACAAGGTCAGAGGTGATCCTAAGATTAGTGCTAGTGCATTGGTGACCTATGTGAAAGAAAAAATGTCTCTGTCCATTTCAAGAACACATGCTTATAGGAGTAAGACCAAGGCATTGGAAATTATCGATGGCAAGCACAAGGAACAATATGGAAAATTGAGAAGCTACATGGCTGAGATATTAAGGACTAACAGTGGCAGTACTTGCAACATAATTGTAGACAGGGAGAGGCCAGAAGATCCTACAGTGTTCAAGAGAGCATATATGTGTTTGGCCCCATTGAGGGATGGATTCCTTGCAGGTTGTAGACCTTTGATTGGCCTAGATGGTTGTTTTTTGAAGACAGCTTATGGTGGACAACTACTGACAGCTGTTGCACATGATGGATGTAATGGAATTTTTCCAATAGCTTGGGCTGTAGTTGAAAACGAAAATGGAGATTCTTGGGATTGGTTTCTTAGAAAGTTGTTGGTTGATATTGGAGGAATTGAAAGTAGGAGATGGTGCTTCATCTCTGATAGACAGAAG GGCTTAGTGCAAGCCATTGAAGGTCTAGGGAGAGGTATAGAACACAGGTTCTGCGTTCGACATATCTATGCCAATTTCAGTAAGCGATGGCCAGGAGCCCATTATAGGAAGCTAGTTTTTGATTGTGCAAAGGCCACTACAATGCAAGTGTTTCATGCATAA
- the LOC119984735 gene encoding uncharacterized protein LOC119984735 isoform X1 translates to MSEANGKTTGSSLAIIEKRTHRPGGCVGILFHLFDWNRRFVKKKLFSRRLLPPVRAKQVSKKFADEKMPQAKLKLITDENSGGFPHLKINGNHSVSDTGQTHEMRDPGLVARLMGLESIPDMKGDRPKNVSEAGGEKFVNSPVGCERGDLSLDKVNAKLDFRPQKLQKTGQCQRQAVTRFGADALNIKSILSRSRKHHHPKLAPPVKSPRTSSARNSCRASRLIDAATRILEPGLQATNRAKCTLTYSSSMHYQVKDDDVLIEEARTPSPEIAIQSNCNANVGTGLMGQTSCKKCGNMLDVVNSRLNLEHHPLIYPPPALNIVNASSLEVGRSKARVPVSSLEQEREAMSQRPRDHPISLGGLKKSSIQAQDDPTEETKPRCQEGQPHWNLASHQCKVPRDESSFCASKVRSQTLNRMPLARERMPPRAKSSNLGSRRTSVAANAVTEAKDFISLNRSLSGRTPLRITPKVDTSMFDANKQFSNVQDKSLSNLRAPVRKRRAISVNRQTESPCGNSAFGKKRNARCGGVTGKEMGVDAASQSITRRSAGHCELDRPSAHKENDVVSFTFNSPLKYKAGISSQLKLKREDEIDIIRKITCEQHKEIVDESAKHVSLQKQLPLKGDALGALLERKLKELTCQEEEEVVTGGNPAKRSAASILQELIYSLTVEPPMSEDGHIFDVENAFQFVQSKAKKGGTCIGFSSDAVHLSPGSVLGVSFSTDSCASSCLDNISGHRLNFDSIDYHEQLQPTEPDPDLLDSATFFNERAIEGHMGSNIANHVSEILNSINLGVGLTGKQLSHAKGVILNAELLFRTATQQHTNGIRDSFFDPFLLDELESLAREMWTNINCLVGFIETKEGNNIFRGFLFDCVIELLDSKYCRYCNSGVEAFARLPSYMNAEKLVQDVGEEIQRWESLAGMIPDKLLDWDMSHSLGKWVDFDIEAFENGVDIDRDILQILVEEIVVDLWECRVTSFQ, encoded by the exons ATGAGCGAAGCGAATGGGAAGACGACAGGGTCGTCTTTGGCCATCATTGAGAAGAGAACTCATCGACCTGGTGGTTGTGTTGGTATTCTCTTCCATCTATTCGATTGGAACCGTAGGTTTGTCAAGAAGAAGCTCTTCTCCCGGAGACTACTTCCTCCAG TTCGTGCGAAACAAGTTTCAAAGAAGTTTGCAGATGAGAAGATGCCCCAGGCAAAGCTTAAACTG ATTACTGACGAGAATAGTGGGGGTTTTCCACATCTAAAGATAAATGGGAATCATAGTGTTTCTGATACGGGGCAAACCCATGAAATGCGCGATCCAGGTTTGGTTGCTAGGCTTATGGGTCTTGAATCTATCCCAGATATGAAAGGAGATAGACCCAAAAATGTTTCAGAAGCGGGGGGAGAGAAATTTGTTAATAGTCCTGTTGGGTGTGAAAGGGGGGATTTAAGTTTAGACAAGGTAAATGCAAAGCTTGATTTCAGACCTCAAAAGCTTCAGAAAACTGGGCAGTGCCAGAGACAAGCTGTAACTAGATTTGGCGCTGATGCATTGAATATTAAGAGCATTTTGTCACGAAGTAGAAAGCATCATCACCCCAAGCTTGCTCCCCCAGTGAAAAGTCCGAGAACCTCCTCTGCGAGGAATTCATGTAGGGCATCTCGGTTGATTGATGCTGCTACAAGAATTCTGGAACCTGGTTTGCAAGCTACAAATAGAGCAAAATGCACTCTTACTTATTCAAGTTCCATGCATTATCAAGTGAAAGATGATGATGTTTTGATTGAGGAAGCAAGAACTCCGTCACCAGAAATAGCAATCCAATCCAATTGTAATGCGAATGTGGGAACAGGTTTGATGGGTCAGACTTCTTGCAAAAAATGTGGCAATATGCTTGATGTTGTCAATTCAAGATTAAATTTGGAGCATCATCCACTTATTTATCCGCCTCCTGCTCTTAATATAGTCAATGCCTCCTCACTAGAAGTAGGAAGAAGTAAGGCAAGGGTACCTGTGTCCTCTCTtgagcaggaaagagaagcaatGTCTCAGAGACCTCGAGACCATCCCATATCACTTGGTGGTCTCAAAAAAAGCAGCATTCAAGCTCAAGATGATCCCACAGAGGAGACGAAGCCACGATGTCAAGAAGGTCAACCTCATTGGAATTTGGCAAGCCATCAGTGCAAGGTTCCAAGAGATGAATCATCTTTTTGTGCCTCCAAGGTCAGGAGTCAAACATTGAATCGGATGCCCTTAGCTAGAGAGAGAATGCCACCAAGGGCTAAATCAAGTAATTTAGGAAGCAGGAGAACGTCAGTGGCTGCCAATGCTGTGACTGAAGCCAaagattttatttctttgaacAGAAGCTTAAGTGGTCGAACCCCACTAAGGATAACCCCTAAGGTGGATACTTCTATGTttgatgccaataaacaattTAGCAATGTGCAGGATAAATCCTTATCAAATTTGAGAGCCCCAGTGCGGAAAAGGAGGGCGATAAGTGTCAATAGGCAAACTGAAAGTCCTTGTGGCAATTCTGCatttggaaagaaaagaaaCGCCAGGTGTGGTGGTGTGACTGGGAAAGAGATGGGGGTTGATGCTGCCTCCCAGAGTATTACAAGAAGATCAGCTGGTCATTGTGAGCTTGATAGACCCAGTGCCCATAAGGAAAATGATGTTGTGTCTTTTACCTTTAATTCCCCACTGAAATATAAGGCTGGAATTTCCTCTCAACTGAAGCtgaaaagagaagatgaaattgACATAATTAGGAAGATTACTTGTGAACAGCACAAGGAAATAGTGGATGAAAGTGCGAAACATGTGTCTTTGCAGAAGCAATTGCCATTGAAAGGGGATGCTTTAGGTGCTCTTCTGGAACGGAAGTTGAAGGAATTGACTTGTCAAGAAGAGGAGGAAGTGGTAACTGGGGGTAACCCAGCAAAGAGATCCGCTGCAAGTATTCTTCAGGAGCTAATATATTCTTTAACTGTCGAGCCGCCTATGTCTGAAGATGGTCATATTTTCGATGTTGAAAATGCTTTCCAG TTTGTACAGAGCAAAGCAAAGAAAGGAGGGACTTGTATTGGATTTTCAAGTGATGCTGTTCATCTTAGTCCTGGATCTGTTCTAGGAGTTTCATTCTCAACTGACAGCTGCGCTTCCAGCTGCTTAGATAATATCTCAG GACATAGGCTGAACTTTGACTCCATTGACTACCATGAACAGTTGCAACCAACAGAACCTGATCCCGATCTCCTTGATTCAGCAACGTTCTTTAATGAAAGGGCAATTGAAGGACATATGGGTTCCAATATTGCAAATCATGTTTCTGAGATACTAAATAGCATCAATCTCGGGGTTGGATTGACTGGAAAGCAACTTAGTCATGCTAAGGGAGTTATCTTGAATGCTGAACTGTTATTCAGAACTGCAACTCAGCAACACACAAATGGAATAAGAGATTCTTTCTTCGACCCCTTTCTACTTGATGAACTAGAATCTCTCGCTCGTGAGATGTGGACGAACATCAACTGTCTTGTTGGTTTTATAGAGACCAAAGAAGGAAATAATATATTTAGGGGATTCCTTTTCGACTGTGTAATAGAACTATTAGATTCAAAATATTGCAGATACTGTAACTCTGGAGTCGAGGCATTTGCAAGATTGCCATCATATATGAATGCAGAAAAGCTTGTTCAAgatgttggagaagagattCAAAGGTGGGAAAGTCTTGCTGGGATGATTCCAGATAAACTACTAGATTGGGATATGAGTCACTCCTTAGGCAAATGGGTAGATTTTGATATTGAAGCATTTGAAAATGGCGTGGACATAGACCGGGACATACTTCAAATTCTGGTCGAAGAAATTGTGGTAGACTTGTGGGAGTGTAGGGTGACTTCTTTTCAGTGA
- the LOC119984735 gene encoding uncharacterized protein LOC119984735 isoform X2 has protein sequence MSEANGKTTGSSLAIIEKRTHRPGGCVGILFHLFDWNRRFVKKKLFSRRLLPPVRAKQVSKKFADEKMPQAKLKLITDENSGGFPHLKINGNHSVSDTGQTHEMRDPGLVARLMGLESIPDMKGDRPKNVSEAGGEKFVNSPVGCERGDLSLDKVNAKLDFRPQKLQKTGQCQRQAVTRFGADALNIKSILSRSRKHHHPKLAPPVKSPRTSSARNSCRASRLIDAATRILEPGLQATNRAKCTLTYSSSMHYQVKDDDVLIEEARTPSPEIAIQSNCNANVGTGLMGQTSCKKCGNMLDVVNSRLNLEHHPLIYPPPALNIVNASSLEVGRSKARVPVSSLEQEREAMSQRPRDHPISLGGLKKSSIQAQDDPTEETKPRCQEGQPHWNLASHQCKVPRDESSFCASKVRSQTLNRMPLARERMPPRAKSSNLGSRRTSVAANAVTEAKDFISLNRSLSGRTPLRITPKVDTSMFDANKQFSNVQDKSLSNLRAPVRKRRAISVNRQTESPCGNSAFGKKRNARCGGVTGKEMGVDAASQSITRRSAGHCELDRPSAHKENDVVSFTFNSPLKYKAGISSQLKLKREDEIDIIRKITCEQHKEIVDESAKHVSLQKQLPLKGDALGALLERKLKELTCQEEEEVVTGGNPAKRSAASILQELIYSLTVEPPMSEDGHIFDVENAFQSKAKKGGTCIGFSSDAVHLSPGSVLGVSFSTDSCASSCLDNISGHRLNFDSIDYHEQLQPTEPDPDLLDSATFFNERAIEGHMGSNIANHVSEILNSINLGVGLTGKQLSHAKGVILNAELLFRTATQQHTNGIRDSFFDPFLLDELESLAREMWTNINCLVGFIETKEGNNIFRGFLFDCVIELLDSKYCRYCNSGVEAFARLPSYMNAEKLVQDVGEEIQRWESLAGMIPDKLLDWDMSHSLGKWVDFDIEAFENGVDIDRDILQILVEEIVVDLWECRVTSFQ, from the exons ATGAGCGAAGCGAATGGGAAGACGACAGGGTCGTCTTTGGCCATCATTGAGAAGAGAACTCATCGACCTGGTGGTTGTGTTGGTATTCTCTTCCATCTATTCGATTGGAACCGTAGGTTTGTCAAGAAGAAGCTCTTCTCCCGGAGACTACTTCCTCCAG TTCGTGCGAAACAAGTTTCAAAGAAGTTTGCAGATGAGAAGATGCCCCAGGCAAAGCTTAAACTG ATTACTGACGAGAATAGTGGGGGTTTTCCACATCTAAAGATAAATGGGAATCATAGTGTTTCTGATACGGGGCAAACCCATGAAATGCGCGATCCAGGTTTGGTTGCTAGGCTTATGGGTCTTGAATCTATCCCAGATATGAAAGGAGATAGACCCAAAAATGTTTCAGAAGCGGGGGGAGAGAAATTTGTTAATAGTCCTGTTGGGTGTGAAAGGGGGGATTTAAGTTTAGACAAGGTAAATGCAAAGCTTGATTTCAGACCTCAAAAGCTTCAGAAAACTGGGCAGTGCCAGAGACAAGCTGTAACTAGATTTGGCGCTGATGCATTGAATATTAAGAGCATTTTGTCACGAAGTAGAAAGCATCATCACCCCAAGCTTGCTCCCCCAGTGAAAAGTCCGAGAACCTCCTCTGCGAGGAATTCATGTAGGGCATCTCGGTTGATTGATGCTGCTACAAGAATTCTGGAACCTGGTTTGCAAGCTACAAATAGAGCAAAATGCACTCTTACTTATTCAAGTTCCATGCATTATCAAGTGAAAGATGATGATGTTTTGATTGAGGAAGCAAGAACTCCGTCACCAGAAATAGCAATCCAATCCAATTGTAATGCGAATGTGGGAACAGGTTTGATGGGTCAGACTTCTTGCAAAAAATGTGGCAATATGCTTGATGTTGTCAATTCAAGATTAAATTTGGAGCATCATCCACTTATTTATCCGCCTCCTGCTCTTAATATAGTCAATGCCTCCTCACTAGAAGTAGGAAGAAGTAAGGCAAGGGTACCTGTGTCCTCTCTtgagcaggaaagagaagcaatGTCTCAGAGACCTCGAGACCATCCCATATCACTTGGTGGTCTCAAAAAAAGCAGCATTCAAGCTCAAGATGATCCCACAGAGGAGACGAAGCCACGATGTCAAGAAGGTCAACCTCATTGGAATTTGGCAAGCCATCAGTGCAAGGTTCCAAGAGATGAATCATCTTTTTGTGCCTCCAAGGTCAGGAGTCAAACATTGAATCGGATGCCCTTAGCTAGAGAGAGAATGCCACCAAGGGCTAAATCAAGTAATTTAGGAAGCAGGAGAACGTCAGTGGCTGCCAATGCTGTGACTGAAGCCAaagattttatttctttgaacAGAAGCTTAAGTGGTCGAACCCCACTAAGGATAACCCCTAAGGTGGATACTTCTATGTttgatgccaataaacaattTAGCAATGTGCAGGATAAATCCTTATCAAATTTGAGAGCCCCAGTGCGGAAAAGGAGGGCGATAAGTGTCAATAGGCAAACTGAAAGTCCTTGTGGCAATTCTGCatttggaaagaaaagaaaCGCCAGGTGTGGTGGTGTGACTGGGAAAGAGATGGGGGTTGATGCTGCCTCCCAGAGTATTACAAGAAGATCAGCTGGTCATTGTGAGCTTGATAGACCCAGTGCCCATAAGGAAAATGATGTTGTGTCTTTTACCTTTAATTCCCCACTGAAATATAAGGCTGGAATTTCCTCTCAACTGAAGCtgaaaagagaagatgaaattgACATAATTAGGAAGATTACTTGTGAACAGCACAAGGAAATAGTGGATGAAAGTGCGAAACATGTGTCTTTGCAGAAGCAATTGCCATTGAAAGGGGATGCTTTAGGTGCTCTTCTGGAACGGAAGTTGAAGGAATTGACTTGTCAAGAAGAGGAGGAAGTGGTAACTGGGGGTAACCCAGCAAAGAGATCCGCTGCAAGTATTCTTCAGGAGCTAATATATTCTTTAACTGTCGAGCCGCCTATGTCTGAAGATGGTCATATTTTCGATGTTGAAAATGCTTTCCAG AGCAAAGCAAAGAAAGGAGGGACTTGTATTGGATTTTCAAGTGATGCTGTTCATCTTAGTCCTGGATCTGTTCTAGGAGTTTCATTCTCAACTGACAGCTGCGCTTCCAGCTGCTTAGATAATATCTCAG GACATAGGCTGAACTTTGACTCCATTGACTACCATGAACAGTTGCAACCAACAGAACCTGATCCCGATCTCCTTGATTCAGCAACGTTCTTTAATGAAAGGGCAATTGAAGGACATATGGGTTCCAATATTGCAAATCATGTTTCTGAGATACTAAATAGCATCAATCTCGGGGTTGGATTGACTGGAAAGCAACTTAGTCATGCTAAGGGAGTTATCTTGAATGCTGAACTGTTATTCAGAACTGCAACTCAGCAACACACAAATGGAATAAGAGATTCTTTCTTCGACCCCTTTCTACTTGATGAACTAGAATCTCTCGCTCGTGAGATGTGGACGAACATCAACTGTCTTGTTGGTTTTATAGAGACCAAAGAAGGAAATAATATATTTAGGGGATTCCTTTTCGACTGTGTAATAGAACTATTAGATTCAAAATATTGCAGATACTGTAACTCTGGAGTCGAGGCATTTGCAAGATTGCCATCATATATGAATGCAGAAAAGCTTGTTCAAgatgttggagaagagattCAAAGGTGGGAAAGTCTTGCTGGGATGATTCCAGATAAACTACTAGATTGGGATATGAGTCACTCCTTAGGCAAATGGGTAGATTTTGATATTGAAGCATTTGAAAATGGCGTGGACATAGACCGGGACATACTTCAAATTCTGGTCGAAGAAATTGTGGTAGACTTGTGGGAGTGTAGGGTGACTTCTTTTCAGTGA
- the LOC119988629 gene encoding chloroplastic group IIB intron splicing facilitator CRS2-B, chloroplastic: MFYAVSAPSISISCPGRPYFYRRKFVSPRLCVRPPANNKDANGVEVEYTPWLIVGLGNPGNKYHQTRHNVGFEMIDKISQAEGIVLNTIQSKALLGIGCIGVVPIVLAKPQAYMNYSGESVGPLAAHYQIPLRHILLIYDEMSLPNGVLRLQPKGGHGHHNGVKSVMGHLDGQRAFPRLCIGIGNPPGTMDMKAFLLQKFSSVEREQIDGALVQGVEAVRTLILNGFDQKINRFNLGQKYKYHKV, from the exons ATGTTTTATGCAGTCTCTGCCCCTAGCATTTCCATTTCCTGCCCTGGAAGGCCCTACTTTTACCGAAGGAAATTTGTTTCTCCAAGGCTTTGTGTACGGCCACCGGCTAATAACAAGGATGCTAATGGAGTTGAAGTAGAGTACACTCCTTGGCTGATTGTTGGGTTGGGTAACCCTGGCAATAAGTACCACCAAACCAGGCACAAT GTTGGTTTTGAAATGATCGATAAAATATCTCAAGCAGAGGGGATAGTGCTTAACACAATACAGTCAAAGGCTTTACTTGGAATAG GTTGCATTGGGGTGGTACCAATTGTACTGGCGAAACCTCAGGCATACATGAATTACAGTGGGGAATCG GTTGGACCACTCGCAGCGCATTATCAAATACCTCTACGTCACATTTTGCTG ATTTACGATGAAATGAGCTTGCCAAATGGTGTCTTGAGGCTTCAGCCTAAAGGTGGACACGGGCATCACAATGG AGTAAAGAGTGTTATGGGCCATTTGGATGGTCAGCGTGCATTTCCTAGGTTGTGCATAG GTATCGGAAATCCACCAGGCACCATGGACATGAAAGCATTTCTTCTACAGAAATTTAGTTCTGTAGAGAGAGAACAG ATTGATGGAGCACTGGTACAAGGGGTTGAAGCTGTGAGGACCCTCATTCTCAATGGTTTTgatcaaaaaattaatagatTCAATCTGGGACAAAAGTACAAATATCACAAAGTGTGA
- the LOC119995386 gene encoding uncharacterized protein LOC119995386 has translation MERKHGRLVPEVHDRLDKEFIKSRSWTAKWIGDNQKAIFQVTKKPHQYVVNVDEASCTCRGWDLSRIPCTHAVAAICWLHRDPAEFVHQAYTKKTYLKVYEHNVQPTNGENLWVAVGGDAIEAPPMKKVVGRPTKKRRREHDEAASRSRLRRRYPKIRCTKCGGEGHNRRGCKNPPMPEQTIDNMRGGRRGGGRRGGTGRGVGGRGIVATIPTNATTKLPVRRSWLTEGVAGSGRSEPGGSSLATTNISPGRRTKSSAKRLPNVFSSIQGATSSSRYMAMLNATQESVNNATNHA, from the exons ATGGAGAGAAAACATGGTAGGTTGGTCCCAGAGGTACATGACAGATTGGACAAAGAGTTCATTAAAAGCAGATCATGGACAGCAAAATGGATAGGGGACAATCAAAAGGCTATTTTCCAG GTGACTAAAAAGCCACACCAATATGTTGTCAATGTAGATGAAGCATCTTGCACTTGTAGGGGGTGGGACCTCTCTAGAATTCCTTGTACACATGCAGTTGCTGCGATTTGTTGGCTTCATAGGGATCCAGCAGAATTTGTGCATCAAGCATACACAAAGAAGACTTATTTAAAGGTATATGAGCACAATGTGCAGCCCACAAATGGTGAGAACTTGTGGGTTGCTGTTGGAGGTGATGCCATAGAAGCTCCCCCAATGAAGAAAGTTGTTGGAAGACCAACTAAAAAACGAAGAAGGGAGCATGATGAGGCGGCATCAAGGAGTAGGCTGAGAAGAAGGTATCCAAAAATTAGGTGCACAAAATGTGGTGGAGAGGGACACAATAGAAGAGGTTGCAAAAATCCACCAATGCCTGAG CAAACTATTGATAATATGAGAGGTGGTAGGAGAGGTGGTGGTAGGAGGGGGGGAACTGGGAGAGGTGTTGGTGGTAGGGGAATTGTTGCTACTATTCCAACAAATGCTACAACTAAGCTACCTGTGAGAAGATCTTGGTTGACAGAAGGTGTTGCAGGCTCTGGGAGAAGTGAACCAGGAGGTTCTAGCTTAGCAACTACAAATATAAGCCCAGGTAGAAGGACCAAATCTAGTGCCAAGAGGTTGCCAAACGTATTTTCATCCATCCAAGGTGCAACATCCAGCTCTAGGTATATGGCAATGCTAAATGCAACACAGGAGTCTGTCAACAATGCAACCAATCATGCCTAA